The Oncorhynchus tshawytscha isolate Ot180627B linkage group LG18, Otsh_v2.0, whole genome shotgun sequence genome has a window encoding:
- the e2f6 gene encoding transcription factor E2F6 gives MVKCVVQGCPNRSDNNKGAFPNRPSKRFFNFPNDQARVKVWLAALRETEKEDSTEEHRICEDHFLTDHITPRGISEDAIPIMPPYLDGPLSLISPWGEDSSDEEEFVDDDASAMHNDDVEEEYDESQAETEPSASRFRELVEGTKTKTRQVGASIEPKPVLPYTSKGFVRQDLSLALLTKKFLRLMSGAPHGIMDLNLAAQNLHTRKRRVYDITNCLEGIKLIQKQSANKIKWIGLCPVTSFVGPKQRLQRELQNLKTVEESLDALIKTCAQQLFDMTDSLDNIELAYVTHSDISAIKVFQEQTVVAIKAPEETKLEVPTPKEDGIQIHLKGGRGPIKVLTCEMDGPQRATQGSGKTTGFLSLEESRIKTMLLHTGASASQTAVQSG, from the exons ATGGTGAAATGCGTGGTTCAGGGGTGTCCTAATCGAAGTGACAATAATAAAGGAGCGTTTCCGAATCGTCCTTCCAAGAGGTTTTTCAATTTTCCTAATGACCAGGCTCGGGTGAAAGTGTGGCTTGCCGCACTGCGAGAAACGGAGAAGGAGGATTCAACAGAGGAGCACCGAATATGTGAAGACCACTTTCTGACAGACCACATAACACCACGCGGAATAAGCGAGGATGCCATTCCTATCATGCCCCCATACCTCGACGGGCCACTGAGTCTGATCAGCCCGTGGGGCGAGGACTCTTCTGACGAAGAGGAATTCGTGGATGATGATGCTTCGGCTATGCAC AATGACGATGTTGAAGAAGAATATGATGAGAGTCAGGCCGAGACAGAACCATCTGCATCTAG GTTCCGTGAACTGGTTGAAGGCACCAAAACAAAGACAAGACAAG TCGGTGCTTCTATTGAACCCAAGCCAGTGTTACCGTACACCAGTAAGGGATTTGTCCGCCAGGATCTATCCCTGGCTCTGTTGACCAAGAAGTTCCTAAGGCTGATGAGTGGTGCCCCTCACGGTATCATGGACCTCAACCTCGCAGCACAGAACCTCCACACACGCAAACGGAGGGTATATGACATCACCAACTGCCTGGAGGGGATCAAGCTCATCCAGAAACAATCGGCCAACAAGATCAAGTGGAT aggTCTGTGTCCAGTCACCAGTTTTGTTGGGCCGAAGCAGAGGCTTCAGCGGGAGCTGCAGAACCTGAAGACGGTGGAGGAGAGTCTGGATGCGCTCATCAAGACCTGTGCCCAGCAGCTCTTTGACATGACCGACAGTTTGGACAACATAGA ATTAGCCTACGTGACCCACAGTGACATCAGTGCTATCAAGGTGTTCCAGGAACAGACGGTCGTTGCCATCAAGGCCCCGGAAGAGACCAAGCTGGAGGTGCCAACACCCAAGGAG GATGGCATCCAAATCCACCTGAAGGGAGGCAGGGGACCAATCAAAGTGCTGACCTGTGAGATGGATGGGCCTCAACGTGCCACACAGGGAAGTGGAAAGACAACTGGCTTTCTATCACTGGAGGAGAGCCGGATTAAGACCATGCTTCTGCACACAG GGGCCTCTGCATCACAGACTGCTGTACAGAGTGGATAG